The Pseudomonadota bacterium DNA window GACGGTTGGGAACCCTCAAGGGTGTAATAAGATTTACGCAAGCGCCCGCCCAGCTCCCCGGTTTTTTCCACCAGGGTCACCTGATAGCCGCGACCGGCCAGGGAAAGGGCGCTATTCATCCCGGCAGCTCCACCTCCGACAACCAAGGCCCGTGCTTCCATCACCAGATTTTGCGTCGGAGCCGGCAAGGTCCGGTAAACCGTCGTGAGAGCGGCAGCAAGCAAGGCCCTGGATTTTTCAAATATAATTTCAGGGCTGCCGGCGTGAACAAAAAGATTTTGTTCACGCAAATTGGCCACGGCGAAAGCGTTGCGGTTAAAACCGATATCCTCGGCAAAGGCATCAAGTGAACGTTCCAGTTCACGCCCCGTGCAACCGCCGATGATGATCCGGTTCAAACCATGGGCTCCGATAAAACGGCGCAGACCAAGCAGACCTTCCGGGGCGCATAGATTATCAACTACTTCAACGCAGGCCACGGCCGGACGTTTGACAAACTCTTCGGCAAGCGAAGACAGATTGAGCTCCTCCGTCATGGCGCCGTCACAGGCGCAGAGAAAAATTCCGATCTTCGGTTCTTCCAACCAGACTCCGGTAGGGCTCAAATTAAAGCCATCAAGCTCGGTCTCATTTTCCTCGCTTTCAGGTTCGGCCAGATCCACTGCCACCGCATCCGCCGCCGCCGCCGCCTCCATCACGGTTTCCGGAATATCCTTAGGACCACAAAAAGCTCCGGCGGCGTAAAGCCCCGGAATTGAGGTCTGCGTCGGAACGAACTCACCGGTTCGACAGAAACCGTAGTCATCCAGTTCAATTCCGGTCGCCGCGGCAAAATCAAGTTTGGGCGCATCAAAACCCAGGGAAAGAACCACCAGGTCAACCTGATCTTCAGCAAAACCGCGACCATCATCGTAGACCAGACTTAAGCCGCCGGTGCGCGGATCTTCCTTGACTGTCGAGACTATCGAACGTCGATATTCAATCGCCAATTCATCCTTGGCGCGGTTGAAATAACGCTCGTAATCCTTGCCCATGCCGCGCAGATCCATGTAGTAAACGACAACTTCGGTTTCAGGACTTCTTTCACGAACAAACATCGCCTGTTTGGTCGCATACATGCAACAAACTGCGGAACAATAGCCCCGGCCACAGGAAACATCGCGGGAACCGACACATTGAATAAATGCGATGCGCTTGGGGATCGAACCATCCCGGGGAGAAATCGGGGTTCCCCGACTCGGACCGGAATAACTGATCATACGCTCAAACTGACGGCTGCTGACCACGTTCTGATAACGTCCGAAACCATACTCTTCTTTTAAAGCCCCATCGACCAGAGAAAAACCGGGGGTCAGAAGAACGGCATCGGCCTCAAGATCTTCTTCATAAGGGGTTACGGCTTCAAGGTCAATTGCCTGAGTCGGACAGATATTGACACAGGCTCCGCATTTAGTGCAGTTTTCCAGATCAATCCTATAGCCCGCTTTGACCATCTTTGGATATTGTTTGTAAATCGCCTTGCGTTCTTCCAACCCGCCGCTGAATTCAAAGGGCACGCTAACCGGACAAACCTCAACACAGCGACCGCAATCGATACAGTCTTCCTGGGAAACACCGTACGGCGTAACCGCCAAGCGCAGGACGAAATTGCCGGGCTCCCCCTGTAGGGCCACAGGCCGGCTGCCGATCCGAATCTCCAGATTTTCATGCAGACGGCACTCGACGAAAGGGCAGTAAGCCGGTTGCTTCGGAGAAAGAAAGCAGACTCCGCAAGAATTGGTGGGAAACGTATTGTCCAAAAGCGAAAAAAAACCACCAATCGCCGCCTCTTTTTCCACCAGGGTAACCGCAAACCCCTGTTCAGCCAGCTGCAGGGCTGCCGTCATACCGGCGAAACCGGCCCCGATCACCGCCACCTTTTTGCGTTTATCATTAATCTTTTTGCTATGTTCAGAGGCCATTTTCAACCCTTAGTTGTTCGCTGAAAGCCGTCGTCTTTTTCAGTCATTACGCGAAAAGTTGCGCCGGATCGTTAAAATGTTTTTTCCACCAGCGTGCCCGGTCCCCGATTTGAAAGGCCTCGGCCATCAGTTCAGTGAAATAGAGAATCGGCAGACGCTGTTGTCGAATATCGACATTGGCCTGACACAGAGCGCAGGAAGTCACCAGACAGTCAGCCTTGGCGGCCACAGCGTAATCGGCTATCTTATTGACCAGTGCAGTGGTTTTATGGGCATCAATCAGCCCCAGATCGCCACCACAGCAGTCAACCTTGCAGGACCAGTCAAGAACCTCGGCTCCGAGATCCGCCATCATGCGGTCTATCCGCCTGGGATTTTCACAGCTGTCGACTCCGGTTACCGCCGCCGGCCGGACAATGGCGCAACCATAATAACAAACCACCCTCAACCCTTTTAAAGGCTTTCGCACCAATTTTTTAACCGCGGGGCGCAGCTCCTCGCGGGCCAGCAAATCAACCAGGGAAAGCATGGTTACGCGCTCATCATATTTAAATCCGAATTTTTCTTCAAAAAGAGCTCGCTGGGCTAAATCATGCCGCAGAACATAGTCGGCCTGCGCCAGGTTACCATAGCAGCCGGCGCAAGGAATGACCAGGTCGCGCCCGCTTTTCTGCGCTTCGCCGACGTTGAAGGCGGAGAGCCCGAGAGCCAAGGACGACGAAAGGTTATGGGCCGAAGCGGCGCCGCAGCAGCACCAGTCATCCAGCTCCCGCAGTTCAATGCCGAGCGCCTTGATTACCGCCAGACTGGCTTCAATATACTCCATCGCGGTCGAATGCGAGGTGCATCCGGGATAATATGAATAGGTTTCACCCATCGTTTAACTGTGTCCTGATCCGAGATTACCGGAGAGATAAAAGTTTATGATATCAATGTCTTACCCAGCAAGATCTACAAATCGTCTTGATTTAAAGAACTCCGCCCTATTTGCCGGCCTCATTGAAAATCTTTTTTACGGTTGCGAGATTCTTGCTCTTTTTCGGCAAGATCGGAATTTTACCTCTGAGGAAAAGTTTCAGACCGACATCCAGATCCGAGGTCAGGTTTTTACTTCTCAGTTTATAGCTCATCAACATGGTCGCCTCATGCACCCGACCGAATCTTTTGATGCTGTCAATAAACGAGGTGTGCAGGGCCACGGTTGCCGGCTCAGCCGGAGCAATCCCCTCGGCCAGGCACAAGGCCCGCAGGGAATCCATAACCGGGGCGAGTCTGATTTCATTGGGACAGCGACTGCCGCAAGTCTCACAGGAGACACACATCCAGATCGACTTGCTGTTCAAAAGCTCGTCCTTCATGCCGAGCTGAATCATGCGAACCACCACGTTGGGAGCAAAATCAAACTCCTTGACCATGGGACAGCCAACGCTGCATTTACGGCATTGGTAACAGAGATTCAGCGGCTGACCGCTTTCAGTCATCACTTTTTGCAGAAGGGTTTCAGACATCTTTTTACACCGCCTCGGCTTTGCCGGCAAAATCGCCGATCATCCGGATAAATTGACGGGAAGTCGAATTAATCAACTCACAGGCCTTGTTGGGACAGGCGGCAATGCAGGCGCCGCAACCCTGGCATACCGCCTGGTTGACCTCGGAAATCCGAGTAAAATTGTTCATCAGGCGAGCTCCGTAAGGGCAGATCTCGATACAGATGCCACAGCCGCTGCAGACATCATTTTTAACTTCGGCAATCAGGGGATCGGCAATCAGGGTTTTATTGGAAAACATAGTCTGGATCTTGCCGGCTGTAGCCAGGGCTTGCGAGACCGTGTCAGTGATATCCTTGGGAGATTGCCCGCACCCGGCGAGATAGACTCCTTTGGTCGAACTTTCCACCGGATAGAGCTTAATATGGGTTTCCGAGAGAAAGGCATCGCCGTCAATCGTGACGTTCATCTTTTTGGCAAGATCGCGAATCCCGGTCTTAGGTTCCATGGCCATGGCCAGAACCACCAAATCCGCCTCAATCTCCAGCTGGCGGCTACTTAACGTATCACTGGCAAACACCTTGAGCATCCCGTCTTCCGGAATCACCCTGGCAACCCGACCGCGCACATAAACCAGTTTTTCATCCTCCATGCCCCGCTGAACGAATTCTTCAAAATCACGGCTGTCGGAACGAATATCCATGTAAGAGATATAGGCCGTACCGGTTTTAACCTGGCGGCGGTAAAGCCGCGCCTGTTTTGCCGTATACATGCAGCAGGCGCGGGAACAGTACGCTTTATGACGTTCCGGATCACGAGAACCGGCACACTGAATAAAGACCACGCTTTCAGGAACCTTACCATTCGAAGGACACACAACCCTGCCGCCGGTAGGACCTTTGGGATCAAGCAGACGTTCAAAAGTCAAGGCGTCGATGACATCAGGTATGTCACCACCTCCGTATTCGGGGAGATTGGCCGGGTTGTAAAGGTCATAGCCGGTAGCCATGACGATCGCTCCGACAAATTCTTTCTGCAAGGCGGGAATCGCCCCAAGATCTATCGCTTTCTCGAGGCAGGCATCACTACATAAAGTACAGGGCTCGACCTCATGGGAAGGGGCAAAATGTAAACAATCTACCTGGCGCAAAACCGGAATACGGGAAGATTCAAACTGGTTGTAACGAAAGATAGCCCCACGCCGGCTGAGTCCGCGATTAAATTCATCGGGATTCGATACCGGACAAACTTCAATGCATTTGCCGCAGGCCGAGCAACGGGCGATGTCGACAAAAGCCGGCTGACTGCGAATGGTAACATTGAAATTACCAACGTAACCTTCCAGGTTCTCGACCTCTGAACTAGTATAAACTTTTATTTTATGATGGGCGACGACCTCGGCAATCTTCTGTTCCAACATTTCGGGAACGTTTTGGAAATAGGGAAAAGTCTGACTGATCTGAGCCATGTGGCCGCCGATGGCCGGTTCCTTTTCGATAATCACCACTTCATAGCCGGCATTGGCCAGGTCAAGCGCCGACATGATCCCGGCGATACCGCCACCGACGACACAAACGCGCTTGGTAAGATCAATCGTGATTGTCTCCAACGGCAGATTTTCTTTAACCTTGTCAAGCGTCCCGGCAATAATATTGACCGCCTTGGCCGTGGCCAAGGGTTTGTCATTCTGATGAACCCAGCTGCATTGCTCCCGAATATTGGCGATTTCCAGCAAATAAGAGTTCAAACCAACCAAACCCGCCGCCTTGCGAAAGGTATTTTCATGCATGCGGGGCGAACAACAGGCCACCACCACACCATCCAACCCCTTTTCCACGATCGTATCCTTGACCTTCTGCTGACCGGGATCGGAGCACATATACATGTAGTTTTCGGCATGCACCACGCCGTCCATTTTCAAGGTCTCAGCCACGGCCTTGTCCACATCGACACTGCTGGCGATGTTGGAACCGCACCAGCAGACAAAAACACCTAGTTTCTTTTCCATTAAACCGCTTCCTGCTGCTTATTACGTCGTACAGAAGAAAGAAAAACCTGAGCTTTGCTGGATGCGGCGCTGCCCTGAGCCGCTGAATCGGCAATATCCTTGGCTCCCAGACAGCAACCCGCCAGATAAATCCCAGGCCGGCCGCTCTCGACCGGCGAGAGCTTATAGTTTTCCTCGATGAAAAAACCGTCTTTATTGGACTGCAGACCCAGGATTTCAGCCAGCTCCTGCGCTCCCTCATTGGGAACCATGGCCGCCGCCAGCACCACCAGGTCGGCTGCAATCTCTATTTTTCTACCACTCAGGGTATCGGCTCCCTGCACTATAACCTTATCTCCTTCGCGGTAAAGACGGGCGGCCCGGCCGCGAATATAGATGAGCTCTTCTTCCGCTACCGACTGCTGGATAAACTGCTCATAACCCTTTCCGGTTGACCGAATATCAATATAAAAAATATAGACCTGGCCGTCATGAACCTTATGTTTGTAAAGGCGGGCGTGCTTGGCGGTATACATACAGCAGACCCGGGAACAATAGGATTTATGAAACTCAGGATTCCGTGAACCGACACACTGGATAAAAACAATCTCTTTCGGAGTTTTCCCGTCGGAAGGGCGAACCATGGCTCCGGCCGACGGCCCCGAGGCGGAAAGATAGCGCTCAAAGGTCAGACCGTCGATGACATCGGGAATCTCGCCACCTCCGAATTCAGGCATCTTCTTTTTCCAGTCGTAAATATCGAAACCAGTGGCCACGATAATGGCTCCAACCTGAACCTCGAAGAAACTTTCCTGCTGCTCGTAATCAATCGCCCCGACCGGACAGACCTTGGCGCAAACCCCACATTTACCCCTGGTTAGGTAGCGGCAGCGTTCAGCATCGATCACCGGCTTGTTTGGCACCGCCTGCGGCGACAGCGTATAAATCGCGGTCATTTTACCGGCATCCCGTTCAAACATGGCGATCCCATTGCTCGGACACTTCTGAATACAGGTACCGCACCCGGTGCATTTATTCCAGTCAACATAAGTTTTTTTCTGTCTGACCCGAATCGTGAAATTACCCGGTTCGCCTGTCAGGGCCTCTACCTCGCAACTGGTTTTCAGGGTAACCTTGGGATGCTGCCCCGACTCAACCGTTCGTGGGGTCAAAGTACACTGGGCGCAATCAAGCGTCGGAAAAGTCTCGGAAAGTTGCAGCATCCGACCACCGACCGACGGTAGCCTCTCAACCAAAAGTACCTGATAACCGGCATTCCCGAGGTCGATAGCAGAGGTAATACCGGTGATTCCGCCTCCGATAACCATTACCCGACGATCAACCGGAACGCTTTCAAAGTCGCTCATACCCCCGAATACGCAGGCGCAGGAAAGCTGTTCGCCTTTTTGTTCGCCGCTCAGTTCAATTATTTCAGCCATCAATCAAACCTTATCTCAGGAAACCAGACCCTTGTCCCGCAACAGCGGAAGCGGATCAATCAGATTACGCTCAAAGCCCAGATCTTCAGCGGGCAGATCGAGGGCAATCGCCAGCAACTGGGTAAAATAGACTACCGGAATGGTTTTAAAGGCCGCATCGCTTTGCACAATCTCAGCTTGCCGGTCATCAAGATTAAACTGACATAAAGGACAAGTGGTGATCACCAGATCGGCTCCGTTGCCGGAAGCATTCCGGAGAATGTCACGCGAGCAGCGAGTTGCCGTTGTCATCGAGTGAACCGTCTGAAAAGCACCGCAGCATTCGATCCGGTAAGGAAAGGGCACCGGTTCACCGCCTAGAGCCCGAACAAAATCTTCAAAAATAGTCGGGTTTTCCATGGCATCAAGAGCGATCTCCTTGACCGGACGCAGCAGCAGGCATCCATAATAACAGGCCACCTTGAGACCGGCCAGAGGTTTAACCACCGTATCCTGCAAGACTTTAAAACCGATTTCATCGCGCAATACCTGGAGATAATGCAGAACATCAACCTCTCCATGGTATTGACGTTCAATAAAATCGGTAATCTTGCTCCGCCGCTCCTCGTCGTTGCGCATGACGTTGTTGGTGCGCTTAAGCACATTGAAACAGACCGAACAAAGCGTTACCAGCTTATTATCGCCCCGATCTTTGGTATCGGCCAGAATCCTGGTCGGCCCCGACATCGCGATATGATAATCGTTGGTCAACGGAAAGGTTGCACCGCAACAGGTCCAGTCGGGCAGTTCGTCAAGCTCAAAACCCAGCTTCCGGCTGCATTCGCGACCGGCGTCATCAAGTTTCTTGGCCTTGGTATAAAGGGTACATCCGGGAAAGTATGAATACTTCATCTTTTACTCTTGAGAATTTAGAGTGGAAGGAACTTCCGATAGCCGCTGATCATCGCGATCTGCGGGGCCCGGGCCAGATATTCTTTGGAAAAATCAGTAACATCAATATGTGCCGTTCCGCCCACTTCGCGCAGACGCAAAACCCGCAGGGCCTCCATGATTTTAGAGATATCCACTCCCTTGGGACAGCGAGCCTGACACATCATGCAGGCGGCGCAGACCCACATTGACTTACAGTCTTTAACTTCATTTTCCAGTCCAAGTTGCAGATAGCGCACCACCTGACTGGGCAGAAGGTCCATTTCATCAACTGCGGGACAACCTGCCGAACAATTGCCGCATTGATAACAATTAAAGAAATTTTCGCCGCTGATCTCGGCGACCTTGTTGATGAAATCACTTTTTACCTGGGAGCGGTAAATCCTGGTTTTCATGGGTTATTATCCTTTATCTGATATAGGGCTTAACGCCCTGTTCATACAAATCGTTACCGTAGATGTCATTGATCACAACCACCGGAAAATCCTCGACCTCAATCCGACGAATGGCTTCCGGACCCAGATCTTCATAGGCGACAACTTCAGCCTTTTTTATACGCTGGGCGAGTAGTGCCCCAGCCCCGCCGGTCGCAGCGAAATAAACCGCATGATATTTTTCGATCGCATCACGCACTTCCCGGCTGCGACCGCCCTTGCCGATCATGCCCTTTAGACCTTCAGCCAGCAGTCGGGAAGAATAGGAATCCATGCGATAACTAGTAGTCGGACCGGCGGAACCGATAACCTTGCCGGGTTTAGCCGGAGTCGGCCCAACAAAATAAATAATCTCACCCTGCAAGGGTATCGGCAACGATTCTCCCTTAGCCAGGAGATCGACAAGCCGCTTATGCGCGGCATCGCGGCCGGTATAAATCGTACCACTGAGCAACACCCGATCGCCCGCTTTCAGATCAGCCACCACTCCTTCACTCAGCGGCGGCGTCAGACGAATAACCCGATCCATCATAAAATCGCCTCCTGGTGCCGGGCTGCATGACATTGAATATTAATCGCCAACGGCAAACTGGCAATATGACAGGGTTGCATTTTGACATGAACGGCAAAACTGGTGATGCGACCGCCGAGCCCCTGGGGTCCGACTCCTAAATTATTGATCGCGGTCAAAAGTTCGTCCTCAAGATTTTGCAGAGCCGGATCGGGATTGGGGCTGCCGACTTCACGCAAAAGCGCTTCTTTCGCCAACATGGCCGACCGCTCGAAATTACCACCGATACCAACGCCGACAATTGTCGGCGGACAGGGATTCCCCCCCGCCTGGCGCACCCAGGCAACAACCTGCTCCTTAATCCCGGCAACGCCATCGGCCGGTTTGAGCATGACCACCTTCGACATATTTTCACTGCCACCCCCTTTGGGGGCCACAATGATGCTTAATTGCTCTCCGGGCACAAGGTTGTAATGTATAATTGCCGGAGTATTATCGCCGGTATTGGCCCTGGTAAAGGGATGACAGGCTGATTTCCGCAGGAACCCGTCCTGGTATCCCCGTCGGACGCCGGCATTGATTGCGCCCTCAAGACTGCCGCCGACA harbors:
- a CDS encoding fumarate hydratase — translated: MREIDVSLVEKTVARLCIEANCNLGSDMKRALDLAAAREESPAGGDIIRQLQENAAIAAKEQVPICQDTGLAVVFVTLGQDVRIVGGSLEGAINAGVRRGYQDGFLRKSACHPFTRANTGDNTPAIIHYNLVPGEQLSIIVAPKGGGSENMSKVVMLKPADGVAGIKEQVVAWVRQAGGNPCPPTIVGVGIGGNFERSAMLAKEALLREVGSPNPDPALQNLEDELLTAINNLGVGPQGLGGRITSFAVHVKMQPCHIASLPLAINIQCHAARHQEAIL
- a CDS encoding Fe-S-containing hydro-lyase, which gives rise to MMDRVIRLTPPLSEGVVADLKAGDRVLLSGTIYTGRDAAHKRLVDLLAKGESLPIPLQGEIIYFVGPTPAKPGKVIGSAGPTTSYRMDSYSSRLLAEGLKGMIGKGGRSREVRDAIEKYHAVYFAATGGAGALLAQRIKKAEVVAYEDLGPEAIRRIEVEDFPVVVINDIYGNDLYEQGVKPYIR
- a CDS encoding 4Fe-4S dicluster domain-containing protein, which produces MKTRIYRSQVKSDFINKVAEISGENFFNCYQCGNCSAGCPAVDEMDLLPSQVVRYLQLGLENEVKDCKSMWVCAACMMCQARCPKGVDISKIMEALRVLRLREVGGTAHIDVTDFSKEYLARAPQIAMISGYRKFLPL
- a CDS encoding heterodisulfide reductase subunit B; its protein translation is MGETYSYYPGCTSHSTAMEYIEASLAVIKALGIELRELDDWCCCGAASAHNLSSSLALGLSAFNVGEAQKSGRDLVIPCAGCYGNLAQADYVLRHDLAQRALFEEKFGFKYDERVTMLSLVDLLAREELRPAVKKLVRKPLKGLRVVCYYGCAIVRPAAVTGVDSCENPRRIDRMMADLGAEVLDWSCKVDCCGGDLGLIDAHKTTALVNKIADYAVAAKADCLVTSCALCQANVDIRQQRLPILYFTELMAEAFQIGDRARWWKKHFNDPAQLFA
- a CDS encoding CoB--CoM heterodisulfide reductase iron-sulfur subunit A family protein, whose amino-acid sequence is MEKKLGVFVCWCGSNIASSVDVDKAVAETLKMDGVVHAENYMYMCSDPGQQKVKDTIVEKGLDGVVVACCSPRMHENTFRKAAGLVGLNSYLLEIANIREQCSWVHQNDKPLATAKAVNIIAGTLDKVKENLPLETITIDLTKRVCVVGGGIAGIMSALDLANAGYEVVIIEKEPAIGGHMAQISQTFPYFQNVPEMLEQKIAEVVAHHKIKVYTSSEVENLEGYVGNFNVTIRSQPAFVDIARCSACGKCIEVCPVSNPDEFNRGLSRRGAIFRYNQFESSRIPVLRQVDCLHFAPSHEVEPCTLCSDACLEKAIDLGAIPALQKEFVGAIVMATGYDLYNPANLPEYGGGDIPDVIDALTFERLLDPKGPTGGRVVCPSNGKVPESVVFIQCAGSRDPERHKAYCSRACCMYTAKQARLYRRQVKTGTAYISYMDIRSDSRDFEEFVQRGMEDEKLVYVRGRVARVIPEDGMLKVFASDTLSSRQLEIEADLVVLAMAMEPKTGIRDLAKKMNVTIDGDAFLSETHIKLYPVESSTKGVYLAGCGQSPKDITDTVSQALATAGKIQTMFSNKTLIADPLIAEVKNDVCSGCGICIEICPYGARLMNNFTRISEVNQAVCQGCGACIAACPNKACELINSTSRQFIRMIGDFAGKAEAV
- a CDS encoding heterodisulfide reductase — translated: MSETLLQKVMTESGQPLNLCYQCRKCSVGCPMVKEFDFAPNVVVRMIQLGMKDELLNSKSIWMCVSCETCGSRCPNEIRLAPVMDSLRALCLAEGIAPAEPATVALHTSFIDSIKRFGRVHEATMLMSYKLRSKNLTSDLDVGLKLFLRGKIPILPKKSKNLATVKKIFNEAGK
- a CDS encoding CoB--CoM heterodisulfide reductase iron-sulfur subunit A family protein, giving the protein MAEIIELSGEQKGEQLSCACVFGGMSDFESVPVDRRVMVIGGGITGITSAIDLGNAGYQVLLVERLPSVGGRMLQLSETFPTLDCAQCTLTPRTVESGQHPKVTLKTSCEVEALTGEPGNFTIRVRQKKTYVDWNKCTGCGTCIQKCPSNGIAMFERDAGKMTAIYTLSPQAVPNKPVIDAERCRYLTRGKCGVCAKVCPVGAIDYEQQESFFEVQVGAIIVATGFDIYDWKKKMPEFGGGEIPDVIDGLTFERYLSASGPSAGAMVRPSDGKTPKEIVFIQCVGSRNPEFHKSYCSRVCCMYTAKHARLYKHKVHDGQVYIFYIDIRSTGKGYEQFIQQSVAEEELIYIRGRAARLYREGDKVIVQGADTLSGRKIEIAADLVVLAAAMVPNEGAQELAEILGLQSNKDGFFIEENYKLSPVESGRPGIYLAGCCLGAKDIADSAAQGSAASSKAQVFLSSVRRNKQQEAV
- a CDS encoding disulfide reductase, with the protein product MKYSYFPGCTLYTKAKKLDDAGRECSRKLGFELDELPDWTCCGATFPLTNDYHIAMSGPTRILADTKDRGDNKLVTLCSVCFNVLKRTNNVMRNDEERRSKITDFIERQYHGEVDVLHYLQVLRDEIGFKVLQDTVVKPLAGLKVACYYGCLLLRPVKEIALDAMENPTIFEDFVRALGGEPVPFPYRIECCGAFQTVHSMTTATRCSRDILRNASGNGADLVITTCPLCQFNLDDRQAEIVQSDAAFKTIPVVYFTQLLAIALDLPAEDLGFERNLIDPLPLLRDKGLVS
- a CDS encoding CoB--CoM heterodisulfide reductase iron-sulfur subunit A family protein; translation: MASEHSKKINDKRKKVAVIGAGFAGMTAALQLAEQGFAVTLVEKEAAIGGFFSLLDNTFPTNSCGVCFLSPKQPAYCPFVECRLHENLEIRIGSRPVALQGEPGNFVLRLAVTPYGVSQEDCIDCGRCVEVCPVSVPFEFSGGLEERKAIYKQYPKMVKAGYRIDLENCTKCGACVNICPTQAIDLEAVTPYEEDLEADAVLLTPGFSLVDGALKEEYGFGRYQNVVSSRQFERMISYSGPSRGTPISPRDGSIPKRIAFIQCVGSRDVSCGRGYCSAVCCMYATKQAMFVRERSPETEVVVYYMDLRGMGKDYERYFNRAKDELAIEYRRSIVSTVKEDPRTGGLSLVYDDGRGFAEDQVDLVVLSLGFDAPKLDFAAATGIELDDYGFCRTGEFVPTQTSIPGLYAAGAFCGPKDIPETVMEAAAAADAVAVDLAEPESEENETELDGFNLSPTGVWLEEPKIGIFLCACDGAMTEELNLSSLAEEFVKRPAVACVEVVDNLCAPEGLLGLRRFIGAHGLNRIIIGGCTGRELERSLDAFAEDIGFNRNAFAVANLREQNLFVHAGSPEIIFEKSRALLAAALTTVYRTLPAPTQNLVMEARALVVGGGAAGMNSALSLAGRGYQVTLVEKTGELGGRLRKSYYTLEGSQPSQLLAIMRARVESEPRIEVLLNTRLLAHQGRVGSYVTRVECQESERLIKHGIMIMAPGGHEAVTDEYLRGQDERVLTQSELEERIATRPDTLASSRRIVMIQCVGSREAGKLEYCSRVCCTQALKNALKLKELDFAIEITVLYRDLRAYGLYEDYYRLAREQGVLFTPYEVLDKPRVELVGSALQLSYNDLILKNKVTLRPDLLILSTGIVPSDFADLAQIFSLPRDEYGFFAEANSKAALVDFVGEGRYHCGLASAPLHIKETLIRSRAAASRAATVLARRQRSPAKNAVQVSNRLCSGCGLCVEACPYGARQINLSSMIAEVYYDLCHGCGACAAVCPNGATQQLGFDKGQVMAVSRELMR